The DNA window TGGTGTTCGACCAGCTCTCTTTTTAAATTCATCATCTATAATCTTCAAATCAGGTTCTGGCGTTGAATCAGATCCTTATATTGTTGAAGGGGTCCCTCACAATAAAAAGAATAATAACTTCCTCATTGTAAATGTATGAGAAAGTAGTGAAAATATAATCATTTCTAAAATAGAATTCTAAACACATCATAAAAATTAGGTACATCAAATATAGCATCAATGATAATATATGTAAACACACCTAATATAATGGGCCATATTTTTAGTTTGTGATTTTTATTTGTTTCTTTTTTATTCGTATTGTTCATTAGATTCTCCTCTTTCTCTTAAAATATTTCATTATTGTTCATCAAAAGGATCAATGCCATAATAATACTTTTTATATAATGTAATCCCCAGCCAAATGAATTCCACACCTAGCAGTATAGCCATTATACTCTATGCTACCCTTAGATTCTACTTATTTTATTGGATATTCACCTTCTATAGGCTGTCGGCAATATTTTTTTAAATGGGGGAGTACTGCTCCAAATTTTTTGAAATTTTGTCTTGCTTTAACTAAAGTCAGTCCATGATTTTGATCACTTTCTTCATCTTCCCTCGAAATGAAAGTATCTATCTCCCAAAAGCATATAGGACATATATAAGCAAGTGCATCACCATTATTAGGGATTGTAATAGATCCACAGCAAGGACACGCTGCTTTTTTTCTTATATCAATTTCTACTTTGGTTTCCATATTTGTTGTTTTTTCATAGCTTATTTTCGGCAAAAACCTTTTATCTATATCTTTCATAATATTCACCTCTAAAATAGTATACATAGCCTCACTTTATAATTTGTCACCATTGTGACCCTTACTAAGAATACTGCGACAACAAAACTCTAAATGTTATTATCATTCACCTTATTCTGGAACTGAATAAGCAAAAGGTAATAATTCTTTTACTTCAATTTTTTTTAATTTACTTTTTGTTTCAATGATCACTTTTAAGTCAGGCATATAGTCAGAAAGAAACTGTCTACAATTTCCACATGGTGGCAATATCTCATCACCATTTTCACCTTTCACAGCAACTAAACATTCAAATTCTCTTTCTCCATTAGTTATAGCCGAACCAATTGCTACCTGTTCAGCACAAGCACCATGAAGAGAATAAACATTTACCCCTGTATATATTTTCCCATTTTTGCATCTAACCGCCACAGCAACTGTATGATTATATTTTATGTTATCATAATTCTTTTTTATTGTTTCAGATGCTTTTTCTATTAGTTCTAAATCTTTTTCTATTAAATCTTCCATTTAATTTTTCCTCCTATAAATTCAAGTTCATGCATAATTTTCTACTGTTGTAACGCTTAATAAGAAGATTTTGTATTATTATAACTACAGATTATACTCATTTTCTTTTGTTACGACTT is part of the Crassaminicella profunda genome and encodes:
- a CDS encoding CPCC family cysteine-rich protein, whose product is MKDIDKRFLPKISYEKTTNMETKVEIDIRKKAACPCCGSITIPNNGDALAYICPICFWEIDTFISREDEESDQNHGLTLVKARQNFKKFGAVLPHLKKYCRQPIEGEYPIK
- a CDS encoding cytidine deaminase family protein, with amino-acid sequence MEDLIEKDLELIEKASETIKKNYDNIKYNHTVAVAVRCKNGKIYTGVNVYSLHGACAEQVAIGSAITNGEREFECLVAVKGENGDEILPPCGNCRQFLSDYMPDLKVIIETKSKLKKIEVKELLPFAYSVPE